The following proteins come from a genomic window of Nothobranchius furzeri strain GRZ-AD chromosome 1, NfurGRZ-RIMD1, whole genome shotgun sequence:
- the kiss2 gene encoding kisspeptin 2 has translation MVRRPPCWYMLESGLTPLVKMQLVALVVVCVLVVGEDGGTTGLDFALKTPAPGEVPAAFRRRNAGDLEDDPSLCFSLRENEDQRQLLCNDRRSKFNYNPFGLRFGKRYPYRRALRRARTNRLLPLSVFSRELEVPT, from the exons ATGGTGCGAAGACCACCATGTTGGTACATGTTAGAGTCTGGACTTACTCCGCTGGTGAAAATGCAGCTGGTGGCTCTGGTTGTGGTGTGTGTGCTGGTCGTTGGAGAGGATGGAGGAACCACTGGACTGGATTTTGCTCTGAAGACTCCAGCACCAG GAGAAGTTCCTGCAGCCTTCAGGAGAAGAAATGCAGGAGACCTGGAGGATGACCCCAGCCTGTGCTTTTCTTTGAGAGAGAACGAGGACCAGCGGCAGCTGCTCTGCAACGACCGCCGCAGCAAATTCAACTACAACCCGTTTGGCCTGCGCTTTGGGAAGCGCTACCCCTACAGAAGAGCCCTCAGAAGGGCAAGGACCAACAGACTTTTACCCCTCTCCGTGTTTTCACGAGAACTGGAAGTTCCCACATAA